In Rhodococcus sp. OK302, one genomic interval encodes:
- a CDS encoding MarR family winged helix-turn-helix transcriptional regulator — MVSDPITGLETELADMWQRGRARSRKYARAIHPKLDPALYPVLVILNRNKAVRMSELISTLDIEKSTLTRQINAAERLGLVERIPDPDDARAKLVALTPDAKTKLSNIQNRQIDEWRARLATWKPEDIVTLTSLLRRLGNSEN; from the coding sequence GTGGTTTCAGATCCCATCACCGGCCTGGAAACGGAACTCGCCGACATGTGGCAACGGGGTCGTGCTCGCTCCCGGAAGTATGCCCGGGCAATTCATCCGAAGCTGGATCCGGCGCTCTACCCTGTTCTGGTCATCCTGAACCGGAACAAAGCCGTTCGCATGTCCGAGCTGATCTCGACGCTCGACATCGAGAAATCCACCCTGACAAGGCAGATCAATGCTGCTGAGCGCCTCGGACTGGTCGAGCGGATTCCGGATCCCGACGACGCCCGCGCCAAACTGGTGGCGTTGACGCCTGACGCCAAAACGAAACTGAGCAACATCCAGAACCGTCAGATCGACGAGTGGCGTGCCCGTCTGGCCACCTGGAAGCCCGAGGACATCGTCACGCTGACGTCATTGCTCCGACGCCTCGGCAATTCGGAGAACTAA
- a CDS encoding MarR family winged helix-turn-helix transcriptional regulator, with amino-acid sequence MVTPETAESVIHSLRALVRRHREIAWAGSHGQTRGALPEAMGALLSLMSADEVSRTTELAAKLRITASTLSRHAAQAEDAGYLQRQADPNDGRASLLSLTPSGKQALAVHRRAHTQRLLTHLHDWTEEEAAELARSLERLRRSTCENATTLR; translated from the coding sequence ATGGTCACACCCGAAACAGCCGAGTCCGTCATACACAGCCTGCGTGCGCTCGTGCGACGGCATCGCGAAATCGCATGGGCCGGATCCCATGGACAAACACGCGGCGCGCTTCCTGAGGCAATGGGCGCACTGCTCTCACTGATGTCTGCAGACGAGGTGAGCAGAACTACCGAACTAGCCGCAAAATTGCGAATCACCGCGTCAACCCTCAGTCGACACGCAGCACAGGCCGAAGACGCCGGATACCTCCAGCGCCAAGCAGACCCGAACGACGGTAGGGCATCACTGCTCTCACTCACCCCTTCGGGAAAACAAGCACTCGCTGTCCATCGGCGGGCGCACACGCAACGACTCCTCACGCACCTGCATGACTGGACCGAAGAAGAGGCCGCCGAACTGGCGCGATCACTCGAGCGCCTCCGCCGGTCCACCTGTGAAAACGCAACAACTCTCCGTTGA
- a CDS encoding DHA2 family efflux MFS transporter permease subunit yields the protein MTHKQKIEALVGLLLGMFVAFLSSTIVSNALPTIITELHGTQDQYTWVVTATLLASTATTPIWGKFSDLVSKKLLVQLSITLFTIGSVLAGLSQSVGMLIGFRAIQGLGLGGLQALVIIVIAAMFSPRERGRYQGPIAAVMSIATVAGPLIGGVIVDTSWLGWRWTFFVGVPLAVIALIVVQRTLNLPVVKKDVSIDYAGATLIATGVSTLLIWVTLAGKNFEWASGMSFFLVGLGIVLLAVAIWVESKVEEPIIPLRLFRDRTTTLATLASIAVGVAMFGGAVFLGQYFQIARGYSPTVAGLLTLPMVIGSLLSSGISGSLITKFGRWKGFLVAGSLAMSVGFFLLSTIDHTTPMVQVGFFLFVLGAGMGMVMQNLVLAVQNTVAPSDLGTASSTVSFFRSLGGAAGVSVLGAVLSTHVANLTTSGLSALGIDMSSAGGSGAGLSNLKELPEAVADVVRASYGDGTARIFFIAGILALLSLFAIVFIKEKALRTESGDEQLIAKLTATEEVDIESEAVVLTGATSEDVGSRR from the coding sequence ATGACACACAAGCAGAAGATCGAAGCGCTCGTCGGGCTGCTTCTCGGCATGTTCGTTGCATTCCTGTCATCGACCATCGTGTCAAATGCATTGCCTACCATCATTACCGAGCTTCACGGCACCCAGGATCAATACACCTGGGTCGTGACGGCAACCCTGTTGGCTTCCACCGCAACAACTCCCATCTGGGGAAAGTTCTCCGATCTGGTCAGCAAGAAACTGCTTGTCCAGCTGTCCATCACGCTCTTCACCATCGGTTCCGTTCTGGCCGGACTGTCACAATCCGTGGGCATGCTGATCGGATTCCGCGCAATCCAGGGCCTCGGCCTCGGCGGTCTGCAGGCACTGGTCATCATCGTTATCGCCGCAATGTTCAGTCCCCGTGAACGTGGCCGCTACCAGGGCCCCATTGCAGCAGTCATGTCGATTGCCACGGTTGCAGGCCCACTGATCGGCGGCGTCATCGTCGACACCAGCTGGCTCGGCTGGCGCTGGACGTTCTTTGTCGGCGTTCCCCTCGCAGTCATCGCACTGATCGTCGTTCAACGAACCCTGAACCTTCCTGTCGTCAAGAAGGACGTCAGCATCGACTACGCCGGCGCGACGCTCATCGCCACCGGAGTCAGCACTCTTCTCATCTGGGTCACCTTGGCCGGCAAGAACTTCGAGTGGGCATCGGGAATGTCCTTCTTCCTGGTGGGCCTCGGAATCGTTCTTCTGGCAGTAGCAATCTGGGTGGAAAGCAAAGTCGAGGAACCCATCATCCCCCTGCGCTTGTTCCGTGATCGCACCACCACACTCGCGACGCTCGCCAGCATCGCCGTCGGTGTCGCAATGTTCGGCGGCGCAGTATTCCTCGGGCAGTACTTCCAGATCGCACGCGGGTACTCACCCACCGTCGCCGGGCTCCTGACGCTGCCGATGGTGATCGGTTCCCTTCTCTCGTCCGGAATCTCGGGATCACTCATCACCAAGTTCGGCCGCTGGAAGGGCTTCCTCGTTGCCGGCTCGCTGGCAATGTCCGTGGGATTCTTCCTCCTGTCCACAATCGATCACACAACACCGATGGTGCAGGTCGGATTCTTCCTCTTCGTCCTTGGCGCCGGCATGGGCATGGTGATGCAGAACCTTGTACTCGCAGTGCAGAACACAGTGGCACCCAGCGATCTGGGAACAGCCAGTTCCACAGTCTCGTTCTTCCGTTCGCTCGGTGGCGCTGCCGGCGTCTCCGTACTGGGCGCAGTTCTTTCCACGCATGTTGCAAACCTGACAACCAGCGGATTGAGCGCGCTCGGCATCGACATGAGTTCAGCCGGCGGATCCGGCGCCGGACTGTCGAACCTCAAGGAACTGCCCGAGGCCGTGGCCGATGTCGTCCGCGCGTCGTACGGCGACGGAACCGCACGAATCTTCTTCATCGCGGGAATTCTGGCCCTGCTCAGCCTCTTTGCCATCGTCTTCATCAAAGAGAAGGCTCTGCGAACGGAGAGTGGTGACGAACAGTTGATCGCGAAACTCACTGCTACCGAAGAAGTCGATATCGAATCGGAAGCGGTAGTTCTGACCGGCGCGACCTCCGAAGACGTGGGCTCCCGACGATAG
- a CDS encoding YdcF family protein, translating to MVNVRTSVLKGIAAAALVAAAGVGLSPATASADITPVTVVNGVLSVFGGCQSPVREVVVVCTGAESLTRRSPLLLDLNPAGTNIVVLGAGLFDDGTMRPMLVERLQAALEVANQYPAAPIITSGGAPKSGITEAKAMRDWLVANGINPGRITEEGRSGSTVQNAQNTAQILADRRASGVVVVSSANHVERAMIDFRMAVGAGIPVAGVIAAT from the coding sequence ATGGTCAATGTGCGCACATCTGTGTTGAAGGGAATCGCTGCAGCAGCTTTGGTGGCGGCGGCGGGGGTGGGACTTTCGCCGGCAACGGCGAGTGCAGATATAACACCGGTCACCGTGGTCAACGGTGTTCTCTCCGTCTTCGGGGGGTGCCAATCCCCAGTTCGAGAGGTGGTTGTGGTGTGTACTGGTGCAGAGTCCTTGACTCGCCGGTCTCCACTCCTGCTAGATCTCAACCCGGCGGGGACCAATATCGTCGTGCTCGGTGCCGGACTGTTCGACGACGGCACGATGCGTCCGATGCTGGTCGAGAGACTGCAGGCTGCGCTGGAGGTCGCGAATCAGTATCCAGCGGCGCCGATCATCACCAGTGGCGGCGCGCCTAAGTCCGGTATTACCGAGGCGAAGGCGATGCGTGACTGGCTTGTTGCCAACGGTATCAATCCCGGAAGGATCACCGAAGAAGGCCGGTCCGGGTCGACGGTCCAGAATGCGCAGAACACCGCGCAGATTCTCGCTGATCGCCGGGCAAGCGGTGTTGTTGTCGTCTCGAGTGCCAACCATGTCGAGCGGGCAATGATCGACTTCCGGATGGCAGTGGGCGCCGGCATTCCCGTCGCCGGAGTTATCGCTGCAACCTAG
- a CDS encoding saccharopine dehydrogenase family protein — MTDSLHHRSDAPILIVGGYGTVGTALTNLAAPEFPLLLAGRNPADGAELARTQGVSVRRWDLGDPTPFDATVRAVVSTVNDPHDRVLRACIEAAVPYIDVTRWTGRLARAATLAGHLAPTSPVYLSSGWMGGVTNLVAAALVHELGAADEITTSIRYDTNDKAGRDSVDFIDRLGQDYEVMLRGNPITVSPLTDTTWVEFPGSRTKVARIDTPEQLTFPLTLNVETATTRIGFSSNVSTNLLLAAKKAGLFRWGRGDRFTPLRRALLYSPGTGGSAQIRIDVSGPHGAASAVVVDPNGQAHLTAVGGYLALRRVLGTEMHPGIAFPESVPHPERIIGELEKHGVAVLRT; from the coding sequence ATGACCGATTCCCTGCACCACAGGTCCGACGCACCGATCCTGATCGTCGGGGGGTACGGAACCGTCGGCACCGCATTGACGAACCTTGCTGCGCCCGAATTTCCGCTTCTGCTCGCCGGTCGAAATCCCGCCGACGGCGCTGAACTCGCTAGAACACAAGGAGTTTCGGTAAGACGCTGGGATCTCGGCGACCCCACCCCGTTCGACGCCACAGTCCGTGCAGTCGTCTCGACAGTCAATGATCCACACGACCGCGTTCTACGAGCGTGCATAGAAGCCGCGGTCCCGTACATCGATGTAACTAGGTGGACCGGAAGGCTTGCCCGTGCAGCAACTCTGGCAGGGCATCTGGCGCCCACCAGTCCGGTCTACCTGTCATCAGGGTGGATGGGCGGAGTAACCAATCTTGTTGCTGCGGCACTGGTTCACGAACTCGGAGCTGCCGATGAGATCACCACTTCGATCCGCTACGACACCAATGACAAGGCCGGCCGCGATTCAGTCGACTTCATTGACCGTCTCGGCCAGGACTACGAAGTGATGCTGCGCGGCAACCCGATCACCGTCAGCCCGCTGACTGATACCACGTGGGTCGAATTTCCGGGATCCAGAACCAAAGTGGCGCGTATCGACACACCCGAGCAGCTCACGTTTCCACTCACCCTGAACGTCGAAACAGCCACGACCAGAATCGGATTCAGCTCGAACGTGTCCACAAACCTACTGCTCGCGGCCAAGAAGGCCGGACTGTTCCGGTGGGGACGCGGCGACAGATTCACGCCGCTACGCCGAGCGCTCCTCTACTCACCCGGCACCGGCGGCAGCGCACAAATCCGGATCGATGTGTCCGGGCCTCATGGCGCCGCGAGTGCCGTCGTGGTCGATCCAAACGGTCAAGCACACCTGACAGCAGTGGGAGGATACCTCGCACTACGACGCGTCCTCGGAACCGAAATGCACCCCGGAATTGCTTTCCCCGAATCGGTTCCGCATCCGGAACGCATCATCGGCGAACTCGAGAAACACGGAGTGGCAGTATTGCGGACATGA
- a CDS encoding TetR/AcrR family transcriptional regulator encodes MTLSKGAARAAAILDAAEEVLITAGNAHSAMRDFAAAAGIRVGHLQHYFPTRADLIRAIMSRALERSLARLTATTNTWTEAASDTQITRADSERLILVLLSEQEDPATVRLYVEVWSLASVDTEIAAVVRDFYRQYVAHVARIVARAQPDLDSVALRGRAESVVSVLEGSSVLRSGIADLRSESTDAILVQTLQYLIHGS; translated from the coding sequence ATGACACTCTCGAAGGGAGCCGCCCGGGCGGCAGCGATTCTCGACGCCGCCGAGGAAGTCCTGATCACTGCGGGCAATGCGCACTCGGCGATGCGCGACTTTGCCGCCGCCGCGGGCATTCGTGTCGGCCATCTTCAGCATTACTTCCCTACCCGGGCAGATCTCATACGGGCGATCATGTCGCGCGCACTCGAACGTTCACTCGCACGGCTTACTGCTACGACGAACACCTGGACAGAGGCTGCATCCGATACACAGATCACACGGGCCGATTCCGAAAGGCTCATCCTCGTTCTGCTCTCCGAGCAGGAGGACCCGGCGACTGTTCGGCTGTACGTCGAAGTGTGGTCCCTTGCCTCTGTCGATACCGAGATCGCTGCAGTCGTTCGAGACTTCTACCGGCAGTATGTCGCTCACGTGGCCCGGATTGTCGCTCGGGCGCAGCCCGACCTCGATTCCGTCGCACTCCGCGGGCGAGCCGAGTCAGTGGTAAGCGTTCTCGAAGGTTCGTCAGTCCTTCGTTCAGGCATCGCCGACCTCCGGTCGGAATCGACCGACGCCATTCTTGTGCAAACGCTGCAGTATCTGATTCACGGGTCGTGA
- a CDS encoding SMI1/KNR4 family protein — MSVAHEWSRITEWCGTHAPVTAAAMQPGLSENTIAEYEASTGFDWPAELKDLYRLQNGSVTHDDRTGLFLGSVLPDKFLYPLDVAVEIRLNLLEAWDETIYENVELYAEDEMDLRDADEAGTAASMFIPSYVPFAGLDEYHYFVDTRAGALHNCVAEYGQESLDTGGPIWASISVMLAAHASALEEGSVLGVWKPVVSKGVLEWEVEV; from the coding sequence ATGAGCGTTGCACACGAATGGAGCCGGATCACCGAATGGTGCGGTACACACGCACCGGTGACGGCTGCTGCGATGCAGCCGGGATTGTCCGAGAACACTATCGCCGAATACGAGGCGTCCACCGGGTTCGATTGGCCCGCGGAACTCAAAGATCTCTACCGCCTGCAGAACGGCAGCGTAACGCACGACGATCGCACCGGCTTGTTTCTCGGCAGCGTTCTGCCCGACAAGTTCCTCTATCCCCTCGACGTAGCCGTAGAGATCCGACTCAACCTCCTCGAAGCCTGGGACGAAACCATCTACGAGAATGTGGAGCTGTATGCCGAGGACGAGATGGATCTGCGCGACGCGGACGAAGCCGGTACTGCGGCAAGCATGTTCATCCCTTCGTACGTTCCGTTTGCCGGCCTCGACGAGTATCACTACTTTGTCGACACTCGGGCGGGCGCTCTACACAACTGCGTCGCCGAGTACGGGCAGGAATCCCTGGACACCGGTGGCCCCATCTGGGCCTCCATCTCGGTAATGTTGGCGGCTCACGCGAGCGCTCTCGAAGAGGGTTCTGTGCTCGGAGTCTGGAAACCCGTTGTGAGCAAAGGCGTTTTGGAATGGGAAGTCGAAGTATGA
- the galT gene encoding galactose-1-phosphate uridylyltransferase — translation MSSPHRQDRRVLADGREIIYFDDVGTDRAHDAPDLRELPAATHHSAMRFDAIVGEWITIASHRMTRTHLPSLADCPLCPTSETGTATEIPDAQYDVAVFENRFPSFAFGAETDTNETRLGLLDRPADGRCEVLCFSSDHTASVADLPLARMKTIISAWIARTEELSAVPGVEQVFCFENRGEEIGVTLRHPHGQIYAYPYVTPRTEAISIQADKHFQRTGRSLLRDVLDFERAAGTRVVYSGEHWTAYVPVAARWPIEIHLAPHRDVPDLPALNTDERAELAVVYQDLLRRIDHFYPEVDQVPYIAAWHQAPVRINRSLSRLHLQLFSILRAPGKLKYLAGSESAMGAWVNDAVPENVAARLRELAL, via the coding sequence ATGAGTTCACCGCATCGCCAGGACCGTCGAGTGCTGGCCGACGGTCGCGAGATCATCTACTTCGACGACGTCGGCACCGATCGAGCACATGACGCCCCCGATCTGCGGGAGCTACCGGCGGCCACCCATCACTCGGCTATGCGTTTCGACGCGATCGTAGGCGAGTGGATCACCATCGCGTCACATCGCATGACCCGCACACACCTACCGTCTCTGGCCGACTGTCCACTGTGCCCGACCAGCGAAACCGGCACAGCCACTGAGATACCCGATGCGCAGTACGACGTCGCAGTGTTCGAGAACCGATTTCCCAGCTTCGCATTCGGCGCGGAGACCGACACCAACGAAACACGCCTCGGTTTGCTCGATCGTCCCGCGGACGGCCGCTGTGAAGTGTTGTGCTTTTCGAGCGATCACACTGCGTCCGTAGCCGATCTTCCACTCGCCCGCATGAAGACGATCATCTCGGCCTGGATTGCTCGCACTGAAGAGCTTTCCGCTGTGCCGGGGGTCGAGCAGGTATTCTGCTTCGAGAATCGGGGCGAGGAGATCGGCGTAACTCTCCGTCACCCCCACGGCCAGATCTATGCGTATCCGTATGTGACACCGCGGACAGAAGCCATTTCCATCCAGGCCGACAAGCACTTTCAGCGCACCGGTCGCTCACTGCTCCGCGACGTACTCGACTTCGAGCGTGCCGCCGGCACACGCGTGGTCTACAGCGGCGAACACTGGACTGCGTACGTACCCGTCGCAGCGCGGTGGCCGATCGAAATCCACCTGGCTCCCCATCGCGACGTCCCGGACCTCCCCGCACTGAACACGGATGAGCGCGCAGAACTCGCCGTGGTCTACCAGGATCTCCTGCGCCGCATCGACCACTTCTACCCGGAAGTTGATCAGGTTCCGTACATCGCGGCCTGGCACCAGGCGCCGGTTCGAATCAATCGCTCTCTGAGTCGCCTTCACCTGCAACTGTTCTCGATCTTGCGGGCGCCGGGCAAACTCAAGTATCTCGCCGGATCCGAATCAGCGATGGGAGCATGGGTCAACGACGCCGTACCCGAAAACGTGGCCGCCCGCTTGAGGGAGTTAGCGCTGTGA
- the galK gene encoding galactokinase: MNSLKSAVQQSFFATFGYEPAGVWSAPGRVNLIGEHTDYNAGLCLPVALEHRTYVAAALRADSLVRIHSRQSATAHEGDFGVLGHGWAAYPTAVLWALGFDNIGIDLYLDSSVPVGAGLSSSAALTCSVALAVNELHGNPFSRHQLAEACIRAENEGVGAPTGGMDQTIALFARPATALLLDCRDNSTEHIPFDLPSTGFELIVIDTGVKHSLADGQYGLRRTQCADAAQILGVSSLREATLDQVESLDDAVLRSRARHVVSENERVWGVGKLLRENRVGEIGSLLDSSHASLRDDFEVSCPELDAAVDAARRGGAVGARMTGGGFGGSAIALAPVGKFRNIRQNVVDAYIRRSLPSPRFFHAVPSGSAHRD, translated from the coding sequence GTGAACTCACTGAAAAGTGCTGTGCAACAATCATTTTTTGCAACCTTCGGCTACGAGCCGGCTGGTGTATGGTCCGCCCCCGGCCGCGTCAACTTGATCGGCGAACACACCGATTACAACGCCGGACTCTGCTTACCAGTGGCCCTCGAACACCGCACCTACGTTGCCGCCGCACTGCGCGCCGACAGTCTGGTGCGGATCCACAGCCGGCAATCCGCAACCGCCCACGAAGGCGATTTCGGCGTACTCGGACACGGCTGGGCTGCCTATCCCACAGCAGTTCTGTGGGCACTCGGATTCGACAACATCGGCATCGATCTCTACCTCGACTCTTCAGTACCCGTAGGCGCCGGACTCTCCAGCTCCGCAGCACTCACCTGCTCAGTAGCATTGGCCGTCAACGAACTTCACGGAAATCCCTTCTCCCGCCATCAACTCGCCGAAGCCTGTATCCGTGCCGAAAACGAAGGGGTCGGAGCCCCCACCGGCGGGATGGACCAGACCATCGCACTCTTCGCCCGGCCCGCAACAGCACTTCTCCTGGACTGCCGAGACAACTCCACCGAACACATACCCTTCGACCTACCGTCCACCGGTTTCGAACTCATCGTCATCGACACCGGGGTCAAACATTCCCTCGCCGACGGCCAATACGGACTGCGCCGAACCCAGTGCGCCGACGCAGCACAAATCCTCGGCGTCAGTAGTTTGCGCGAGGCAACCCTCGACCAGGTCGAATCACTGGACGACGCAGTCCTTCGGTCCCGGGCCCGCCACGTCGTCTCCGAAAACGAGCGGGTGTGGGGCGTCGGGAAGCTCTTGCGTGAGAACCGGGTGGGTGAGATCGGCTCACTCCTCGACAGTTCTCACGCTTCGTTGCGTGACGACTTCGAAGTCTCCTGCCCCGAACTCGACGCGGCGGTCGACGCCGCGCGCCGGGGCGGCGCCGTGGGCGCCAGAATGACCGGCGGCGGGTTCGGCGGAAGCGCCATCGCGCTCGCCCCCGTTGGTAAATTCCGAAATATACGACAAAATGTAGTAGATGCCTATATTCGCAGGTCACTGCCATCGCCGCGGTTCTTTCACGCGGTACCGTCAGGCTCCGCCCATCGGGACTGA
- a CDS encoding RrF2 family transcriptional regulator translates to MQLTQFTDLGLRVVMRLAVLDADASPSTRLIAQQLNVSYAHTTKVVTRLGELGIVNTKRGRSGGLSITELGRTATIGWLARRLEGPGEVVDCEGDKPCPLRGGCLLRSALHDAQEAFFASLDGVTIADVTRQPSKTVLLRLTTRSDEAG, encoded by the coding sequence ATGCAACTGACGCAGTTCACCGATCTGGGGTTGCGCGTCGTCATGCGGCTAGCCGTACTCGACGCCGACGCCTCCCCCAGCACCCGGCTGATTGCCCAGCAGCTCAATGTGTCCTACGCCCACACAACCAAGGTTGTTACTCGCCTCGGCGAGCTGGGCATCGTCAATACCAAACGTGGCCGCAGCGGTGGACTTTCCATCACCGAACTCGGCCGCACCGCCACCATCGGTTGGCTCGCCAGACGCCTCGAAGGGCCCGGCGAGGTGGTCGACTGTGAAGGCGACAAGCCGTGCCCCCTACGCGGTGGATGCCTTCTTCGCAGCGCATTGCACGACGCGCAAGAAGCGTTCTTCGCCTCACTCGACGGTGTCACGATCGCAGACGTGACACGCCAGCCGTCCAAGACTGTTCTCCTTCGTCTCACCACTCGGAGTGACGAAGCAGGCTGA
- a CDS encoding globin domain-containing protein — MLSPQSTEVIRATLPVVGAAIGDITSRFYERMLTAHPELERDLFNRANQKQGEQQKALAGAIAAFATLQLEPDQDKVDLILSRIAHKHASLGITPDQYAIVHEHLFAAIVEILGEAVTPEVAAAWDEVYWLMAETLISMERGLYELAGVEPGEVWRTVRITERVLQSADTVSLTLASTDGSELPTFSPGQYLSVGVVLADGARQIRQYSLCSTPSSSDWRISVKRISGEFDGEVSNFLYSNVFEGDTLSVTTPFGDLTMPDDDSPLLLASAGIGCTPMIGMLNHLADTGATRSVSVIHADRSIADHAHRTELSALVDKIPAAKLHRWYEDLGVHSSLEAVTEGRADLRDIKLEPDTQAFLCGPMPFMLSMRESLIARDIPAQNIHYEVFGPDSWANA; from the coding sequence ATGCTTTCCCCACAGTCAACCGAGGTCATTCGCGCCACCCTCCCCGTGGTCGGCGCCGCCATCGGAGATATCACGTCGCGGTTCTACGAGCGAATGTTGACAGCCCACCCGGAACTGGAACGCGATCTGTTCAATCGCGCCAATCAGAAGCAAGGCGAACAGCAAAAGGCCCTCGCCGGTGCAATCGCCGCATTCGCAACGCTGCAACTCGAACCCGATCAGGACAAGGTAGATCTCATCCTGTCCCGCATCGCGCACAAGCATGCATCACTCGGCATTACACCCGATCAGTACGCCATAGTCCACGAGCACCTCTTCGCGGCAATTGTCGAAATCCTCGGCGAGGCAGTAACTCCCGAGGTTGCCGCCGCTTGGGACGAGGTCTACTGGCTGATGGCAGAAACACTGATCTCGATGGAACGTGGCCTCTACGAATTGGCCGGAGTCGAACCTGGTGAGGTGTGGCGCACAGTTCGAATCACCGAACGCGTGCTGCAGTCCGCCGATACCGTGTCCCTGACACTAGCCTCGACCGACGGCAGTGAGCTTCCGACTTTCTCTCCCGGACAATACCTTTCGGTTGGTGTCGTCTTGGCCGACGGCGCTCGTCAGATACGCCAGTACAGTCTGTGCTCGACGCCCAGCAGTTCCGATTGGCGGATCAGCGTCAAGCGAATCTCCGGAGAATTCGACGGCGAGGTGTCGAACTTCCTCTACAGCAACGTCTTCGAAGGTGACACTCTATCCGTCACTACGCCTTTCGGTGATCTCACGATGCCCGACGACGATTCACCGCTGCTACTGGCATCCGCCGGCATCGGATGCACTCCGATGATCGGCATGCTCAACCATCTCGCCGACACCGGGGCGACGCGCTCCGTCTCTGTCATTCATGCCGATCGGTCCATCGCCGATCATGCACACCGAACCGAACTGAGCGCACTCGTCGACAAGATTCCGGCAGCGAAGTTGCATCGCTGGTACGAGGACTTGGGAGTGCACTCATCGCTCGAGGCTGTCACCGAAGGACGAGCGGATCTCCGCGACATCAAACTCGAACCCGATACGCAGGCCTTCCTGTGCGGGCCGATGCCGTTCATGCTGTCGATGCGCGAATCCTTGATCGCACGCGACATTCCGGCGCAGAATATCCACTACGAGGTCTTCGGACCGGACAGCTGGGCAAACGCCTGA
- a CDS encoding cupredoxin domain-containing protein, with protein sequence MKRVCAVTAAIFLSTFALVGCGDTTSDSAGMQTVSIVEADSVAAAAPTIIINGFEYQTPTTVEPGQVVAIRNNGSVNHSVTSDMSGLFSVTVGANGSGSFKAPTQAGTYAFHCIYHPSMHGTLKVK encoded by the coding sequence ATGAAGCGGGTTTGTGCGGTAACCGCTGCAATATTTTTGTCGACATTCGCGTTGGTCGGGTGCGGTGACACCACTAGTGACTCGGCCGGAATGCAGACCGTGTCGATTGTGGAAGCGGACAGTGTTGCGGCCGCGGCGCCGACGATCATCATCAACGGCTTCGAATATCAGACGCCGACAACCGTCGAACCCGGCCAAGTCGTCGCGATCCGCAATAACGGCAGTGTCAACCATTCCGTCACCTCGGACATGTCCGGCCTGTTTTCCGTCACGGTTGGGGCAAACGGGTCCGGATCCTTCAAGGCGCCCACTCAAGCCGGAACGTATGCCTTCCACTGCATCTATCACCCGAGCATGCACGGGACGTTGAAGGTGAAGTGA